Proteins encoded within one genomic window of Spirulina major PCC 6313:
- a CDS encoding glycosyltransferase family 4 protein: protein MENTKILLIIEQCNPEWSSVPFQGYCFYEQISRHVNTTLVTHARNKDALERLHPDRDIAYISESSFIKKYYAFVERFSKINGRVIWPIYHTLTYPIYHEFNHLVYHHFNKLVIRGHYNIVHVITPMMPRYPAKIIKACKRTPFVIGPVNGGVPFPDGFKDVAKREFANFNFLRAIGRFIIPGYRETYEKAHHILVGSTYTLKLIKDLFNIENHKVKIFYENGIKESFLHNDKKSDLESKNRTEVHLLFVGRLVPYKGADILIDALYKLEESIQHKVFLTIVGDGGERTALEQQVKRLELQDKVSFTGWVQQQETLKYYRSSDVFCFPSVREFGGAVVIEAMANGLPCIVVDHGGIGEYVTEKTGFKINPISRNFVVQELKKSIEILVSDRALLHHMSLQAVQRSKEFTWSSKAQKILETYQELMQAAA from the coding sequence ATGGAAAACACGAAAATTCTTTTGATTATTGAGCAGTGTAATCCTGAATGGTCTTCAGTTCCATTTCAAGGCTACTGCTTTTATGAACAGATTAGTCGTCACGTCAACACCACCCTAGTGACGCATGCAAGGAATAAAGATGCGCTAGAAAGACTACATCCAGATCGAGATATCGCTTATATTTCCGAAAGCAGCTTCATCAAGAAATACTATGCTTTTGTCGAACGCTTTAGTAAGATCAATGGCCGGGTGATTTGGCCGATCTATCATACGTTGACATATCCTATTTATCATGAATTCAACCACCTTGTTTACCACCATTTCAACAAATTGGTGATCAGAGGCCACTATAATATTGTCCATGTGATCACCCCGATGATGCCACGCTATCCTGCGAAAATCATTAAGGCATGTAAACGAACACCATTTGTGATTGGGCCAGTCAATGGAGGTGTTCCTTTTCCAGATGGTTTCAAAGATGTTGCAAAACGAGAATTTGCTAATTTTAATTTTCTCCGAGCAATCGGTCGATTTATCATTCCGGGTTATCGGGAAACTTATGAGAAGGCTCATCATATTCTTGTTGGATCTACTTATACGTTGAAGCTCATTAAAGATTTATTTAATATTGAAAATCACAAAGTCAAAATATTTTATGAGAATGGTATTAAAGAGTCTTTCTTGCATAATGATAAAAAAAGTGATCTTGAATCAAAGAATAGGACAGAAGTTCATCTTCTCTTTGTTGGTCGCCTTGTGCCCTATAAAGGGGCGGATATTTTGATTGATGCGCTTTACAAGTTAGAAGAATCTATTCAGCACAAGGTTTTCCTGACGATTGTTGGTGATGGTGGAGAACGAACTGCTTTAGAGCAACAAGTTAAGCGGCTAGAGCTTCAAGACAAAGTTAGTTTTACGGGATGGGTTCAACAACAAGAGACATTGAAGTATTACAGATCATCTGATGTTTTTTGTTTTCCATCTGTTCGTGAATTTGGTGGTGCGGTTGTGATAGAGGCGATGGCGAATGGGTTGCCTTGTATTGTTGTTGATCATGGTGGAATTGGTGAGTATGTCACTGAAAAAACTGGATTTAAAATCAATCCGATTTCGAGAAATTTTGTTGTCCAGGAATTAAAGAAATCCATTGAAATATTGGTGAGCGATCGCGCCTTACTCCATCACATGTCACTGCAAGCCGTCCAGAGAAGCAAAGAATTTACGTGGAGTTCTAAAGCTCAGAAAATCCTTGAGACTTACCAAGAACTCATGCAAGCGGCGGCATAG
- a CDS encoding LysM peptidoglycan-binding domain-containing M23 family metallopeptidase: MMLRLLATTVIGLSGVAPATLAQSSPLCLPPALNRFQTHTAQAGDTVSSLAQRYRLTPQTLRTFNPDLAGNAIAPGRIVKIPPFNGIAVQVPAGATWQDLAQAYGVRADVLFELNGCQAPASLAFIPGNPQNDNDPSRRDTYIGLSLYPLPQPATIGLAYGWYDATPNATEQTFHSGMDLLAEPGTTVLAASPGVVVFVGSQNAYGTLVILQHGTERQTRYAHLQDTLVEVGQWVQAGEAIARVGTSGQPDIPPPHLHFEVRQASPIGWVAQDPEIHLPPDAIAP, from the coding sequence ATGATGCTTCGTCTTTTAGCCACAACCGTGATCGGATTGAGTGGAGTCGCCCCCGCCACCCTGGCACAATCGTCCCCGCTCTGTTTACCCCCGGCGCTCAATCGGTTTCAAACCCACACCGCCCAAGCTGGCGACACCGTGAGCAGCCTCGCCCAACGCTATCGCCTCACGCCCCAAACCCTGCGCACCTTTAACCCCGATCTAGCGGGTAATGCGATCGCCCCCGGCCGCATTGTCAAAATTCCGCCCTTCAATGGCATCGCGGTTCAGGTTCCCGCCGGTGCAACCTGGCAAGATCTGGCCCAAGCCTACGGAGTCCGGGCGGATGTCCTGTTTGAACTCAACGGCTGCCAAGCCCCGGCGAGCCTTGCGTTTATCCCTGGTAATCCTCAGAACGACAATGATCCGAGCCGCCGCGATACCTACATTGGTTTGAGCCTTTATCCCCTCCCCCAACCCGCCACCATCGGCTTAGCCTACGGATGGTACGACGCAACACCCAACGCCACAGAGCAAACCTTTCACAGCGGCATGGATTTACTCGCAGAACCGGGAACCACGGTACTTGCTGCCTCGCCGGGGGTGGTGGTGTTTGTGGGTTCACAAAATGCCTATGGTACTTTAGTGATTTTGCAACATGGCACAGAACGGCAGACCCGCTACGCCCATCTGCAAGATACGTTGGTGGAGGTGGGGCAATGGGTGCAAGCCGGAGAAGCGATCGCCCGCGTCGGCACCAGCGGCCAGCCGGATATTCCCCCGCCCCATCTTCATTTTGAAGTGCGCCAAGCCTCCCCCATCGGCTGGGTTGCCCAAGACCCCGAAATCCACTTACCGCCCGATGCGATCGCGCCATAA
- the def gene encoding peptide deformylase — MAASIVVEKQKLSKPPLDMHYLGERVLRQPAKRIAKVDDAIRQLAREMLQTMYSSDGIGLAAPQVGVHKQLIVIDCDPSNPANLPLVMINPKITAVSHGVCDAEEGCLSIPGVYLPVTRPQTVEVSFKDEQGRPQRMKAKGLLARVIQHEMDHLNGVLFVDRVENGLVLAEELKKNNFSVNAVQAVK, encoded by the coding sequence ATGGCTGCCTCGATCGTTGTTGAAAAACAAAAACTGTCCAAACCGCCCCTCGATATGCATTATTTGGGCGAGCGGGTGCTCCGCCAACCGGCTAAACGGATTGCGAAGGTAGACGATGCCATTCGTCAATTAGCCCGTGAAATGCTCCAAACCATGTACAGTTCCGATGGGATTGGCTTGGCCGCGCCCCAAGTGGGGGTTCATAAACAATTGATTGTGATTGACTGTGACCCCAGCAATCCGGCAAATCTCCCCTTGGTTATGATTAATCCTAAGATCACCGCCGTCAGTCATGGGGTCTGTGATGCCGAAGAAGGCTGTTTAAGTATTCCGGGGGTCTACTTGCCCGTGACCCGCCCTCAAACCGTTGAGGTGTCGTTTAAAGATGAACAAGGCCGCCCCCAACGGATGAAAGCCAAAGGTCTCTTAGCCCGTGTGATTCAGCATGAAATGGATCACCTCAATGGGGTGCTGTTTGTGGATCGGGTGGAAAATGGCTTAGTGTTGGCCGAGGAACTGAAGAAAAATAATTTTTCAGTGAATGCGGTGCAAGCGGTGAAATAA
- a CDS encoding MFS transporter, whose product MSIESTFDSDAELSREPAVPLTLKTQLSYGVGEVSSEITGSILVFFWLYFLTNVVGLPPAQAGSVLIIARVWDAVLDPLVGWLSDQTRSRFGRRYPWMLGGAIPLGVSFAFLLWAMPSAPLQWRWLYATAMALLFYTAFTVVIVPYSTLGAELTHQYQERTRLVSVKASFTIGSSIMALILAQVIFGVIEDEVLKYQVLGGICGAIASLSMVICVWGTRDRFAAMQAFRHRPVKPPPLPIRQQIHMAVSNRPFLFVVGIYLCSWLGLQVTAAILPYFVVEWMGLTEQAFTQMALTVQGTAFLMMIFWRRLSLRLSKRAIYLWGVPLTFVAQLGLFTLQPGQTGLMYGFGILAGMGLSVAYLIPWSMLPDAVDFDELRTGQRREGIFYGLMVQMKKLAIAVTIFFISRLLDSSGFVTDNLSNPEQPAAALWMIRLLIGPIPVISLVVGMILAAAYPLSQAVHGDIMLKLATQRRQPETPPEP is encoded by the coding sequence ATGAGTATCGAATCCACCTTTGATTCTGACGCGGAACTCTCCCGTGAACCGGCGGTTCCCCTCACCTTGAAAACCCAACTTAGCTATGGCGTGGGGGAGGTGAGCAGTGAGATCACCGGGAGTATTTTGGTCTTTTTTTGGCTCTATTTTCTGACGAATGTGGTGGGGTTGCCGCCGGCTCAGGCGGGGTCTGTTTTAATTATTGCGCGGGTGTGGGATGCGGTACTTGATCCCTTGGTGGGGTGGTTGAGTGACCAGACACGATCGCGCTTCGGGCGGCGGTATCCTTGGATGCTCGGCGGGGCGATTCCCCTGGGGGTGAGTTTCGCATTTTTGCTCTGGGCGATGCCGTCGGCTCCCTTGCAGTGGCGTTGGCTCTACGCGACGGCGATGGCGTTGCTGTTTTACACGGCGTTTACGGTGGTGATTGTGCCCTATTCCACCCTGGGGGCAGAATTAACCCACCAGTACCAAGAACGCACCCGCCTCGTCAGTGTGAAGGCTTCGTTTACGATTGGCAGCAGCATTATGGCGTTGATCTTGGCGCAGGTCATTTTTGGGGTGATCGAGGATGAGGTGCTGAAGTATCAGGTGTTGGGGGGAATTTGTGGCGCGATCGCTTCCCTCAGTATGGTGATCTGCGTTTGGGGAACCCGCGATCGCTTCGCCGCCATGCAAGCCTTCCGCCATCGCCCCGTCAAACCGCCCCCACTGCCGATCCGCCAACAAATTCACATGGCCGTTAGTAACCGTCCCTTTCTCTTCGTCGTTGGGATTTATCTCTGTTCCTGGCTCGGTTTGCAGGTCACAGCGGCGATTTTGCCCTACTTCGTTGTGGAATGGATGGGATTAACAGAGCAGGCCTTCACCCAAATGGCCTTAACCGTGCAGGGAACCGCGTTTTTGATGATGATCTTTTGGCGGCGGTTGAGTTTGCGACTCAGTAAACGGGCGATCTATCTGTGGGGTGTCCCCTTAACCTTTGTGGCGCAGTTGGGTTTGTTTACGCTCCAACCGGGTCAAACGGGCTTGATGTATGGGTTTGGCATCTTGGCCGGGATGGGGTTATCAGTGGCGTATTTGATTCCTTGGTCGATGTTGCCCGATGCGGTGGATTTTGATGAACTGCGCACAGGGCAACGGCGGGAGGGCATTTTTTACGGGTTGATGGTGCAGATGAAGAAGTTAGCGATCGCCGTCACGATTTTCTTCATCAGTCGCCTCCTCGATTCCTCCGGCTTCGTCACCGATAACCTCAGCAACCCCGAACAACCCGCCGCCGCCCTCTGGATGATTCGCCTCCTGATCGGACCAATTCCAGTGATCAGCCTCGTGGTGGGGATGATCCTCGCCGCCGCCTATCCCCTCTCCCAAGCCGTTCACGGTGACATCATGCTCAAACTCGCCACCCAACGCCGCCAACCCGAAACCCCACCGGAACCCTAA
- a CDS encoding ribonuclease H family protein → MAQQPIMIQSIYTDGGCSGNPGPGGWGVVVYFSDGAIAELGGSDPQTTNNRMELQGAIAALRLWQRSGQHSPATLYTDSEYVQKGITQWVNGWQKRGWTTAAGKPVQNQDLWQELLSLKQASPPLEWKTVPAHRGVAGNEAADAIASAFAQGKNPSLRCDIPADFVTIWSEISGNPVTGLSDSLEPLTIRYNDKQTNLFEMQSTMSDVNSGTLDDQYLPRETRMLRLDHLIETLRIAEEVAEKGYLISSSELADLMDVNASAVTSRGDHWSWRNWVISRVRREGNQILWQLERVD, encoded by the coding sequence ATGGCCCAGCAACCCATTATGATTCAGTCTATCTATACGGATGGAGGCTGTTCTGGCAATCCGGGGCCGGGAGGGTGGGGAGTGGTGGTATATTTTTCCGATGGCGCGATCGCGGAATTAGGCGGCAGTGACCCCCAAACCACCAACAATCGGATGGAACTACAGGGGGCGATCGCCGCCCTGCGCCTCTGGCAACGCAGTGGCCAACACAGCCCAGCCACCCTTTATACCGATAGTGAATATGTGCAAAAAGGGATTACCCAATGGGTGAACGGATGGCAAAAACGAGGCTGGACAACCGCCGCTGGGAAGCCGGTTCAAAACCAAGACCTCTGGCAAGAATTACTGTCATTAAAACAAGCCTCTCCACCCCTTGAATGGAAAACAGTTCCGGCCCATCGTGGCGTAGCAGGAAATGAGGCCGCTGATGCGATCGCAAGTGCCTTTGCCCAAGGAAAAAATCCTTCATTACGATGTGATATTCCAGCGGACTTCGTTACAATTTGGTCGGAAATCAGTGGAAATCCGGTAACAGGCTTATCAGACTCACTGGAGCCTTTAACGATACGTTACAACGATAAACAAACTAATCTTTTCGAGATGCAATCGACCATGAGTGACGTTAATTCCGGGACTCTCGATGATCAATACTTGCCCCGCGAGACACGGATGTTGCGACTAGATCATCTGATTGAAACATTAAGAATTGCCGAGGAGGTTGCAGAAAAAGGCTACCTAATCAGCAGTTCCGAACTGGCGGATTTGATGGATGTCAATGCAAGCGCAGTGACCAGTCGTGGCGATCATTGGTCATGGCGTAATTGGGTCATTTCACGGGTTCGTCGGGAAGGGAACCAAATTCTTTGGCAACTTGAACGTGTGGACTAA
- a CDS encoding NUDIX domain-containing protein, which yields MTYRNPVPTVDIIIELVDQRDRPIILIERNNPPYGWAIPGGFIDYGESVETAARREAREEISLDVTLIEQFYVYSDPQRDQRKHTISTVLIATATGEPRAADDAKTVGVFYPWAMPDPLCFDHGQILQDYWHYRHYGRRPRCS from the coding sequence ATGACCTATCGTAACCCGGTTCCCACCGTAGACATTATTATCGAACTCGTGGATCAGCGCGATCGCCCCATCATCCTGATCGAGCGGAATAATCCCCCCTACGGTTGGGCGATTCCCGGCGGCTTCATTGATTACGGCGAATCGGTGGAAACCGCCGCCCGGCGCGAAGCCCGCGAAGAAATTAGCCTTGATGTGACCCTGATTGAACAGTTTTACGTGTATTCCGATCCCCAGCGCGATCAACGCAAACATACGATCAGCACCGTTTTGATCGCCACCGCCACCGGCGAACCCCGTGCGGCTGATGATGCGAAAACCGTGGGAGTCTTTTACCCATGGGCAATGCCAGACCCGCTCTGCTTTGATCATGGTCAAATTTTGCAGGACTATTGGCACTATCGGCACTATGGTCGGCGGCCTCGGTGTAGTTAA
- a CDS encoding NAD(P)H-dependent glycerol-3-phosphate dehydrogenase has product MAEQYGRITIVGAGAWGSALATLATEGQNEVRLWSRRSGQALGPWVETSDVLLITVSMKGVRDTIARLQAIPLPPDLIIVTATKGLDPETQQTPAQLWHAAFRDHPIVVLCGPNLSKEIQQGLPAATAVASDDLEAAATVQHYFASDRFRVYFNEDPLGTELGGTLKNVMAIAAGVCDGLALGTNAKAALLTRALPEMVRVGVTLGAQPDTFFGLSGLGDLLATCSSPLSRNYQVGYGLGQGKTLTEILDHLEGTAEGVNTAAVLVTLAQRDAIAVPIATAVHHLLQAQITPLDAVQSLMERDLKSEFGAWLRRS; this is encoded by the coding sequence ATGGCAGAGCAGTACGGGCGAATCACAATTGTAGGGGCAGGGGCGTGGGGGTCGGCATTGGCAACCCTGGCCACCGAGGGGCAGAACGAGGTGCGGCTCTGGTCGCGGCGCAGTGGTCAAGCCCTAGGGCCGTGGGTCGAGACGAGTGATGTGCTGTTGATCACGGTGTCGATGAAAGGGGTGCGGGATACGATCGCCCGCCTCCAAGCCATCCCCCTGCCGCCGGATTTAATCATCGTCACCGCCACCAAAGGCCTTGATCCGGAGACCCAGCAAACCCCCGCCCAGCTTTGGCACGCGGCGTTTCGGGATCATCCCATTGTTGTCCTCTGCGGGCCCAATTTATCGAAGGAAATTCAACAGGGTTTACCCGCTGCGACGGCTGTTGCCAGTGACGATCTAGAGGCGGCGGCAACGGTGCAGCATTATTTTGCCAGCGATCGCTTTCGGGTCTATTTCAACGAAGATCCGCTGGGGACGGAGTTGGGCGGCACGTTAAAAAATGTGATGGCGATCGCGGCTGGGGTTTGTGATGGGTTGGCGTTGGGAACCAATGCCAAGGCCGCCCTATTAACGCGGGCCCTGCCGGAAATGGTGCGGGTGGGGGTCACCTTAGGCGCACAACCCGATACCTTTTTTGGCCTATCCGGGTTAGGGGATTTGCTCGCCACCTGTAGCAGCCCGCTGTCGCGCAATTATCAAGTAGGCTATGGTCTCGGCCAGGGCAAGACTTTAACCGAAATTTTGGATCATCTCGAAGGCACAGCGGAGGGGGTGAATACCGCTGCGGTTTTGGTGACGTTAGCCCAGCGAGATGCGATCGCTGTCCCCATCGCCACCGCTGTGCATCACCTCCTCCAAGCCCAGATCACCCCTCTCGATGCCGTCCAAAGCCTGATGGAGCGAGACCTCAAATCCGAATTTGGTGCCTGGCTGCGCCGGTCATGA
- the ftsH2 gene encoding ATP-dependent zinc metalloprotease FtsH2: MKFSWRIILLWTLPALLVGFFFWQGSMTGNANDMGNNSASTRMTYGRFLEYVDAHRVQSVDLYEGGRTAIVQATDPQLDGRTQTLRVDLPSNAPELVAKLRQEGVTLDSHPVRSEGAVWGFLGNLIFPLLLIGSLFFLFRRSSNMPGGPGQAMNFGKSRARFQMEAKTGVMFDDVAGIDEAKEELQEVVTFLKQPERFTAVGARIPKGVLLVGPPGTGKTLLAKAIAGEAAVPFFSISGSEFVEMFVGVGASRVRDLFKKAKENAPCLIFIDEIDAVGRQRGAGIGGGNDEREQTLNQLLTEMDGFEGNTGIIIIAATNRPDVLDSALMRPGRFDRQVIVDAPDFKGRLKVLEVHARNKKLSPDVSLEAIARRTPGFSGADLANLLNESAILTARRRKEAITILEIDDAVDRVVAGMEGTPLVDSKSKRLIAYHEVGHAIVGTLVKEHDPVQKVTLVPRGQAQGLTWFTPNEEQGLTTRSQLTARICGALGGRAAEEEVFGHAEVTTGAGGDLQMVTSMARQMVTRFGMSDLGPLSLEDQAGEVFLGNGLMNRSEYSEKIATRIDAQVREIAEQCHQRARQIVRDNRVVIDRLVDLLIEKETIDGAEFRQIVAEYTEVPEKEQFAPQL, encoded by the coding sequence ATGAAATTTTCTTGGAGAATCATCCTCCTGTGGACATTACCCGCCCTGTTAGTTGGCTTCTTTTTCTGGCAAGGCAGCATGACGGGGAACGCCAATGATATGGGCAATAACAGTGCAAGCACCCGGATGACCTACGGGCGTTTTCTGGAGTATGTGGATGCCCATCGGGTGCAAAGTGTTGACCTCTATGAAGGGGGACGGACGGCGATCGTTCAAGCCACCGATCCGCAACTGGATGGCCGCACCCAAACCCTGCGGGTAGACCTGCCGAGCAATGCGCCGGAACTCGTGGCGAAACTCCGCCAAGAAGGGGTCACCCTAGATTCTCATCCGGTGCGCAGTGAAGGCGCGGTGTGGGGATTCTTGGGGAACTTGATTTTCCCGCTGTTGTTGATTGGTTCGTTGTTCTTTCTGTTCCGTCGGTCGAGCAATATGCCCGGCGGCCCTGGCCAAGCGATGAATTTTGGGAAGTCTCGCGCTCGGTTCCAGATGGAAGCGAAAACCGGGGTGATGTTTGATGATGTGGCGGGGATTGACGAAGCCAAGGAAGAACTGCAAGAGGTGGTGACGTTCTTGAAACAGCCCGAACGCTTTACCGCTGTGGGGGCGCGGATTCCGAAAGGGGTGCTGCTCGTGGGGCCGCCGGGAACGGGTAAAACCCTCTTGGCAAAAGCGATCGCTGGCGAAGCCGCCGTACCCTTCTTCAGTATTTCCGGGTCGGAATTTGTGGAAATGTTTGTGGGGGTGGGTGCGTCTCGTGTGCGTGATCTGTTTAAGAAAGCGAAGGAAAATGCCCCCTGTTTGATCTTTATTGATGAGATCGACGCGGTGGGTCGTCAACGGGGCGCAGGCATCGGCGGCGGTAACGATGAACGGGAACAAACCTTAAACCAACTCCTGACGGAAATGGACGGGTTTGAAGGCAACACCGGCATTATTATCATTGCGGCAACGAACCGCCCCGACGTGCTCGATTCGGCGTTGATGCGTCCGGGTCGCTTTGACCGTCAGGTGATTGTGGATGCGCCGGACTTCAAAGGCCGTTTAAAAGTGTTGGAAGTTCACGCCCGCAATAAGAAGCTCTCGCCGGATGTGTCCTTAGAAGCGATCGCTCGCCGTACCCCTGGCTTTAGTGGTGCTGATTTGGCGAATCTCCTCAACGAATCCGCCATTCTCACCGCCCGCCGCCGCAAAGAGGCGATCACGATCCTCGAAATTGATGACGCGGTGGATCGTGTCGTTGCGGGGATGGAAGGCACGCCCTTGGTGGATAGCAAGAGCAAGCGCTTGATTGCCTATCACGAAGTGGGCCATGCGATCGTTGGTACGCTCGTCAAAGAACATGATCCAGTGCAAAAAGTGACCCTCGTTCCCCGTGGCCAAGCTCAAGGCTTAACCTGGTTTACCCCCAACGAAGAGCAGGGCTTAACCACCCGCTCTCAGTTGACCGCTCGGATCTGCGGGGCCTTGGGTGGCCGGGCTGCCGAAGAAGAAGTGTTCGGTCATGCGGAAGTGACCACCGGGGCCGGCGGTGATTTGCAAATGGTGACGAGCATGGCGCGGCAAATGGTGACCCGCTTCGGAATGAGTGATCTCGGCCCGCTGTCTCTCGAAGACCAAGCCGGTGAAGTGTTCCTCGGTAATGGCTTGATGAATCGCTCTGAATATTCAGAAAAAATCGCCACTCGCATTGATGCCCAGGTGCGCGAGATTGCCGAACAATGCCACCAACGCGCCCGCCAAATCGTCCGCGATAATCGTGTCGTGATCGATCGCTTAGTTGATCTGTTGATCGAAAAGGAAACGATCGACGGCGCAGAGTTCCGGCAGATCGTGGCGGAATATACGGAAGTTCCGGAAAAAGAACAGTTCGCGCCGCAACTGTAA
- a CDS encoding ferritin-like domain-containing protein → MGQHRWGKPLKMVGWFGSAIALGALWGGVAIGQQTPAQSTGRIDAQTQAAMIAAIEDEYHAHAFYTAVIEKYGAVRPFTNIVQAEERHAARLQTLFEQYGLPVPPDTFAGTVAAPQSIAAACAMGIEAEILNVQMYDEFLTWVSEPALRDLFSQFRRVSSEKHQRAFERCQQRLQ, encoded by the coding sequence ATGGGACAACATAGATGGGGAAAACCCTTAAAAATGGTGGGTTGGTTTGGTAGTGCGATCGCGCTGGGCGCTTTGTGGGGAGGAGTTGCGATCGGGCAGCAGACCCCGGCACAATCAACCGGACGCATTGATGCCCAAACCCAGGCCGCAATGATCGCAGCCATTGAAGACGAATATCATGCCCACGCCTTTTATACGGCAGTGATCGAAAAATATGGAGCTGTGCGCCCCTTCACCAATATTGTGCAGGCCGAAGAACGCCATGCCGCACGGTTGCAGACGTTATTTGAACAGTATGGATTGCCTGTTCCGCCTGACACCTTTGCCGGAACCGTGGCAGCCCCCCAAAGCATAGCGGCGGCCTGTGCCATGGGCATCGAAGCAGAAATTCTTAATGTTCAGATGTATGACGAGTTTCTCACTTGGGTCAGCGAACCGGCATTACGGGATTTATTCAGCCAATTCCGGCGCGTGTCGAGTGAAAAGCACCAACGTGCTTTTGAGCGGTGTCAACAGCGCCTACAGTGA
- a CDS encoding fasciclin domain-containing protein — MPNIVEIAVSNDAFKTLVTAVTVAGLGDALQQPGPLTVFAPNDDAFAKLLPGTVDTLVQNIPQLQRILKYHVVAGRYTTAELKELDTVTSLEGSPIPVRCGEVFEVKNATVLAPDIEATNGIIHVIDTVVLMG, encoded by the coding sequence ATGCCAAACATCGTTGAAATTGCCGTTAGTAATGATGCGTTTAAAACCCTTGTCACCGCCGTTACGGTGGCAGGCCTCGGCGACGCTTTACAACAACCTGGGCCCTTAACGGTGTTTGCCCCCAATGATGACGCTTTTGCGAAATTACTGCCGGGCACAGTGGACACCTTGGTGCAAAATATTCCCCAACTGCAACGCATTTTAAAATATCACGTTGTTGCCGGTCGCTATACCACCGCCGAACTCAAGGAACTAGATACTGTCACCTCATTAGAAGGGTCGCCGATTCCGGTGCGGTGTGGTGAGGTTTTTGAAGTAAAAAATGCGACGGTACTCGCGCCGGATATTGAGGCGACGAACGGGATTATTCATGTTATTGATACCGTGGTTTTAATGGGCTAA
- a CDS encoding CO2 hydration protein, protein MTTTLENPTAKIPPSTHKYAEIIHRLEAGGSMLPDTEENLMQIIGIYKAYAVPMDFYWRDLLYIAERVFLDPLPFFKYFLPQEYLDLPNHYAGDTADFRVWQKGEASAHPELLEFMDRGELKKKLPKLFHHLWHDRINMEFAEACMQAMLWHQGMGGQFYDYLESEEYIANSDRAIKAYFKGNPLMLGLYKLFPEMFYEKVRELSYYANLGLFWEVMAPVFFEMSDLYDEGKFKTVPDAMDFLVNGIFIAAGRPIYHHVYIGDECYEIIPKSKGFMWLYEAALPYVEAVFYRTAPFRGTKSYNAQAHQVPEEQKDFHYGILYADVFPVGTAGIPPTLLMQDMLHFLPPYLLDYYQNYCRGEDDMLIQLGITFQRSMYNVTSAVIQALRTALLYPLDDPNPEHLLKNRQFFEAQMDRFLRPEARLSDIQSQDYR, encoded by the coding sequence ATGACCACCACCCTCGAAAACCCCACCGCCAAAATCCCCCCCTCCACCCACAAATACGCCGAAATCATCCATCGCCTCGAAGCGGGCGGCTCCATGCTCCCCGACACCGAAGAAAACCTAATGCAAATCATCGGCATCTACAAAGCCTACGCCGTCCCCATGGACTTCTACTGGCGTGACCTCCTGTACATTGCCGAGCGCGTTTTCCTCGACCCCCTGCCCTTCTTTAAATACTTCCTCCCCCAGGAATATCTCGATCTCCCCAACCACTACGCCGGAGACACCGCCGACTTCCGCGTCTGGCAAAAGGGTGAAGCCTCCGCCCACCCGGAACTCCTCGAATTCATGGATCGCGGTGAACTAAAGAAAAAACTCCCTAAACTCTTTCATCACCTCTGGCACGATCGCATCAACATGGAATTCGCCGAAGCCTGTATGCAAGCCATGCTCTGGCACCAAGGCATGGGCGGCCAGTTTTACGACTATCTCGAAAGTGAGGAATATATTGCGAACAGCGATCGCGCCATCAAAGCCTATTTCAAAGGTAACCCTCTGATGTTGGGCCTGTATAAACTCTTCCCGGAAATGTTCTACGAAAAAGTTCGCGAACTCTCCTACTACGCCAACTTAGGGCTATTTTGGGAAGTGATGGCTCCGGTATTTTTTGAAATGAGCGATCTCTACGATGAAGGCAAATTCAAAACCGTCCCCGACGCAATGGATTTTCTCGTCAATGGCATTTTTATCGCCGCCGGTCGGCCCATTTATCACCACGTTTACATTGGCGATGAATGTTACGAAATCATCCCCAAATCCAAAGGGTTCATGTGGCTCTATGAAGCAGCACTCCCCTATGTTGAAGCCGTCTTCTATCGCACCGCTCCCTTCCGAGGCACGAAGTCTTACAACGCCCAAGCCCACCAAGTCCCCGAAGAACAAAAAGACTTCCACTACGGCATTCTTTACGCTGATGTGTTCCCCGTCGGTACGGCTGGCATTCCGCCGACGTTGTTAATGCAAGATATGCTCCATTTTCTCCCCCCCTATTTATTGGACTATTACCAAAACTATTGCCGGGGTGAAGATGATATGTTGATTCAACTGGGGATTACATTTCAGCGATCGATGTATAACGTCACCTCGGCTGTGATCCAAGCCCTGCGCACGGCTCTCCTCTATCCCTTGGATGATCCCAACCCGGAGCACCTCCTGAAAAATCGTCAATTTTTCGAGGCCCAAATGGATCGCTTCCTCCGTCCGGAAGCCCGCCTCAGCGATATTCAATCCCAGGACTATCGCTAA